The genomic stretch GGAATAATGCTTCAGCATAAAAAGCCTTACAGTGCGATATTTCAACTGGCTTTAGCCTGAAAATACGACTTTCAGTCGTTTACCATCCCCTGCACTTCAGTGCAGGTGTGGTTGAGTGGATGCACATCAACTGTCAAAACTGCGACTATTACTACGAGAGTCTCTTTCCAGACGGATTCTCTCTCCTCACCCCTGGCATGGATTACGAGATGAAAGAGATGTTTGAAACACTCATCGCATCCTACGACGACACACACCCAGATGCGCTCTGCTTTATGAGCAATCATGTGAGCGGATTGCTGACAAAAATGCTCACATACCGAGACATTCAGAAAAGGCAAGACTCTGAACATCGAGATATTATCGATGCGGTTGTGACCTATATCAAAGAGCACTTTCACCAGCCAATTGACGTGGAGGATATGGCACAGCGAGTCGGTTTGTCCAAGTATTACTTCATCAAACTGTTTCGGGAACGACTGCACACTACGCCCTATCAATACCTGCTGATCCATCGCATCAATGAATCCAAAAAGATGCTGATCTCGACGGAACGTAAGATTTTAGAGATTGCGTTTGCTGTGGGATTCTCCGAGAGCGGACATTTCAGCAGGACATTTCGGCGTGTCACTGGGGTCGCGCCCTGCGAGTATCGGCGGCAGTGGCGCGACCAAAACGAGAGACTGTGAGGAGTGCCGTGTGTCTCCCACCAAGGAAGATGGTGTGTATGCGCGCTTCAACAGTATTTGGCATATATGTTGCTGTAAAAGTAAGAAAGAGGAGAAACACCCCGTTTTTTGGCGTCGATGAGGCGGCGCGCAGCCAAGCGTCGGCATCGGCGCTACATGGAGCAAACAGAGATGACGAGGGAGGTGTGTGTCCGGCGGTGTTTTATTTTCTACATCAAAAGTGTTTACTATTCTCCATTTACTTTTGCGCGAAATACTTTACAATAAAATAGAGAAGAGGAGGAGGTGACTGCGGTAGTATGGCAGCGATAGAGGCGAGAAAGATATGTAAAATATTTCCAGGCGTCAAAGCCCTTTCCGATGTGACACTGTCGGTAGAAAAGGGTGAGGTGCATGCGGTGGTTGGCGAAAACGGCGCGGGTAAGTCGACGCTCATGAAGATTTTGGGCGGACTGTACAGCATGGATAGCGGCCAGATTTTGATCGGCGGCAAGGAGTGCGAGATCAAAAATATCGCGGATTCACTGCGGCATGGCGTCAGCGTTATCTATCAGGAATTGAATCTCATGCCAGCACTGACAGTGGCGGAAAATATTTACATAAGTGGACTGCCGGGCCGGGCGGGCTGCGTCAATTACCGAGAACTGAATCGTCGTACACAGGCGCTGATCGACAGTCTTGGTTTGCAAATTCGGCCGGCAGATTACGTGAGTGCACTGAGTGTTTCCCAGCGTCAGATGGTGGAGATTCTCAAAGCGCTTTCGCACAATTCCGAGATCATCATCATGGACGAACCGACGGCGGCGCTGAACAATCAGGAGGTGGAGACGCTCTACGGCATCATCCGGAGACTCCGCGCCGACGGCAAGACCATCATCTACATATCCCACCGTCTGCGCGAGGTCTTTGACCTGTCCGATCGGGTGACGGTCCTGCGGGACGGCCAGTATATCGGCACCCGCGCCATCGGCGAACTCGACGAGCGCAAACTGGTCGAGATGATGGTGGGCCGCGATATCTCCCAGCTTTACCAATATGCCGTCCATCCGCTGGGCGATACGCTGCTGGCGGTCAAAGATCTGGGCAAGGAGGGGGTCTTCTCCGATGTGTCCTTTACTCTCCGGGCCGGTGAGGTGGTCGGCATGGCCGGGCTGATGGGTTGCGGCCGGGAGGATATCGTCAAAGCCATCTACGGCCTCGTGCGCCACGACACTGGTTCGGTGACCGTGAACGGCGAGACAGCCGACATCCGTCGCCCCACTGACGCCATCAGGAAGGGCATCGGGTTTGTGACTGACGATCGCAAGGACGCCGGTATCTTCGCGCTGATGACCGTCCGAGAGAACATCACCATCAATATCCTGCGCATAATCTCCAAGTTCCGGTTGATCTCCGCCAAAAAGGAACGCGAATTGTTGGCATCGTACACGAAAAGCATGAACATGAGGTACGCAAACGAGATCCAGCGCATCATGAGCCTGTCGGGCGGCAACCAGCAGAAGTTCGTGCTGGCCCGCGCGCTGGCGTCCGGCTGCAAGGTGCTCGTCCTCTGCGAGCCGACCCGCGGCATCGACGTGGGCGCGAAGGCCGAGATCTATCAGCTGCTATCCGGGCTGTCCGAGCAGGGGTACGCCATTTTGGTGATCTCTTCCGAACTGCCGGAGATTATGTCCATCTGTTACCGTACACTGGTGATCTTCCAAGGCCGCGTCACCGGTAACATTCTGCGGGACGAGATGGATGAAAACCTTATCATGCGGTGCGCCACAGGCGGCGAGACTTATTTCAGCGAGGGGGCGGTGTTATGATGAGCAGACGGGCGAACATGTTTTGGCATTGCTGGGAAAAATTCGGAATCTTGGCCATTTTGGTCGTGGCGCTCATCGTCTTCGCCATCCTCACACCCAGCATCCTGGCCGCCGGTAACCTGCTGAACGTACTGGCCCGTTCGGCCATCGTGGGCATCCCCGCGCTGGGCATGACGTTCGCCATCTGTTCGGGTGGCTTCGACCTGTCGGTCGGCAGTATTGTGGGTCTGTCCACCTGTGTCTGGGCCTCTGCCTTGCCCGTGATGGGGCTGTTTCCCGCCACGCTGCTGACGCTTGCCGTGGGCGCCGTCTGCGGTCTGCTCAACGGGCTTGTTATCACCAAGCTGAAAATTGTGACCTTCGTGGCCACCTTGTCTATGAGCATGATCTTCCGGGGCGTCGCGCTGGTCTACACCGACGGTTCCAAGCAGATGCTCAACCGCTCGGAGCACCCCGAGGCCAAGTTCTTCTCCCAGAGCGTGAATGTGTTCGGCCAGCAAATTCAGCTGACGCAGATGCTTTTGCTGGCGGCGGTGTTCACTGTCGGATACTTCCTCTACCGGTACACCCGCTTCGGCGTCCACACCCGCAGCGTCGGCTCCAACGAGGCATCCGCCCGCACCTCGGGCATCCGGGTGGACCGCACACTGATTCTTGTCTTCGTCCTCACCGGCGCGACCGCCGCGCTGTCCTCATTGATCACGGCCTCCCAGCTCATGCAGGGCGCGGCTACATTGGGTGTCGGCTTTGAATTGGAAGTCATCACCGCCGCGATTTTGGGCGGCACCTCATTGGCGGGGGGGCGAGGAAATGTCTGGGGCTCCCTGATGGCCGCCGTTATGCTTACCCTCACGCGCAACGGATTGAATTTGTTGGGACTGCCTGACGAGTACCAGCGGCTGGCCATCGGCATCATTTTGCTGTTGGCCCTGGCCATCAGCGGCATACAGGAGCTCATGAAGGAGGCGCGCACATGAAAAGCCTTGTCAAGAAAATTGATTTCCGTGAGTTGGGCATCTTTTACGCCCTGATTGTCTTGTGGCTCATTTTGTTTGCTGTGGGCGCGCCGGGGTTCCGGCAATTCTCTACTTACCAGTCCATCCTGCAAAAAGCATCTTTTATGGGCATCTGCGGCGTCGGCATGACGCTGTGCATCGCATCCAAGCACTTCGACCAGAGTATCGGGTCCATGTCGGCCTTCCTCGGCTGCACCTTTGTCATGCTGCTGCGGGTCTTCTCCGATCGCCCCCCGCAGGAACAAGTCGGCGTCACGGTTCGTCCGGACGGTGTGGAGTATCTGGGCATCACCTGGGTGGGCATTCTGGCCACTTTTCTCATCATACTGGTGCTGGGCGTGGTGTGCGGCCTGTTCAACGGCGTGCTGGTCGCCAAATTGCGTATCCCAGCTTTTATCGCCACGCTGGGTACCCTCTATGTGCTGCGGGGTTCGGCCTACTTGGTCACCGACAGCCAGCCGTATGTCATCAACCAGCAGATCACCACGGAGCAGTACGCCCTGTTCGATTATCTGGGTACGGGGACCATCTTGTGGCTGCCCTTCTCCTTCTGGGTGATGCTTCTGTGCGCCGCCGTGGGCGGGGTAGTCCTGCGTAAGATGAAATTGGGGCGCGATACGCTGGCCATCGGCAACTCGGTGGAGGCCAGCCGTATCTCCGGAATCAACATCGATAGGACCAAGATTTTGGTGTTTACGCTGCTGGGCGGTTTTGTCGGCATCGCCGCCATCCTTAACACCTGCTATCTGGCCTCGGAGAACGCCGGTATGCTCCAGGGCTTTGAGTTTGACGTCATCACCACCGTCGTGCTGGGCGGCACCGCACTGGCCGGCGGCAAGGGCAACATCTTCAATTCCATGTCGGCGGCGCTGTTCTTCGCGACGCTGACTGTCGGGATGCCGCTCATCGGCATCGGTTCTTACCCACAACGCATCATTCAGGGCGCCATCCTGCTGTTCGCATTTTCTATCAACGAGATTCGCGCCCAAATGGAGAGCCGCCGCGTCAAGGTTGGTGCCCGCCGCGCGGCCGCGCTCAAAGCAGCTTCCCAATCGTGAGCAATTCCATTAATCTATCAAAATTTTGTTAAGGAGAGGTAAAACATGAAAAAACGCATCTTCGCGCTCTTCCTGTGCGCGGCACTGGTCCTCACGCTGGCCGCCTGCGCCACCAACGGTCCCGCCGTCTCGCCCGACGCCAGTACCGACCAACCAAGTGGCGGCGACAAAGGTACCGTCGGTTTCTCGGTCTACGACATGCAATATGAGTTCTTCCAGCTCATGGAGGAGGGTACCCGCACCGAGATCGAGCGGCTGGGCTACCAGTACCAGCTGCACGACCAGAAAAGCGACGAGACCGAAATGGTTACAGGCGCCATCAACCTGATAAACTCGGGCATTCAGGCGCTGATCATCTCCCCCTGCAAGCCGGAGGCGCTCTCCAGCATCGTCGCGGCCGCCAAGGAGAAAAACATCCCGGTCGTCGTGGACGACATCGGCGGCGGTGGCGCCGACTACAACGCCATCGTCATCTCCGACTGTTACCAGGGCGGTCAGCAGGCCGCTGACTACGCCGCCGAATTGCTGACCGGCAAAGAGGGCTCCAAGAATGTCGCCATCATCAAGTGTGAACCGGAGGCCGTCTACGCCATTCGCCGCGGCGAGGGTTTTAAAGCCAATATCACCGCCGCCGGGTACAGTGTGGTGGCCGAAGTCTCCGGCCACTCGAAAAGCGAAGAAGGTTACTCCATCATGCAGGACTTGCTGGCCTCCAATCCGGACATTGTGGCTGTCTTTGCCGAGAATGATCCGATGGCCGTCGGGGCGGCCAACGCTCTGGCCGACGCGGGCCGCAGCGATATCGTCGTCATCGGTTTCAACAACGACCCCGAAGCCGTGGACGCGATGAAGAACGGCATCATGGCCGCAACTGTGGCCCAGTATCCCGGTGAGATGGGTAAATTGACCGTGCAATTGGCCGACAAATTCATCAAAGGCGAGACCGTGACCTATGATAACCCGGACACCCGTGAAATCTTCGCGGAGGTACGGTTGATCAAAGCTGCCGACGTCACCGGCGAGAAGGGTACCATCGGCTTCTCGGTCTACGACATGCAGTATGAATTTTTCCAAATAATGGAAAGAGGAACCCGCGCCGAGATCGAGCGATTGGGATATAAGTACCAGCTGCATGACCAGAAGAGTGATGAAACTGAGATGGTCACGGGGGCCATTAACCTGATAAACTCGGGCATCCAGGCGCTGATCATCTCCCCCTGCAAGCCGGAGGCGCTCTCCAGCATCGTGGCGGCCGCCAAGGAAAAGAACATCCCGGTCGTCGTGGACGACATCGGCGGCGGTGGCGCCGACTACGACGCCATCGTCATATCCAACTGCTATCAGGGCGGTCAGCAGGCCGCCGACTACGCCGCCGAATTGCTGACCGGCAAAGAGGGCTCCAAAAAGGTTGCCATCATCAAGTGTGAACCGGAGGCTGTCTACGCCATCCGCCGCGGCGAGGGCTTCAAGGCCAACATCACCGCCGCCGGGTACAATGTGGTAGCCGAAGTTTCAGGCCACTCCAAGAGCGAAGAAGGCTATTCCATCATGCAGGACCTGTTGGCCTCCAACTCGGACCTTGTGGCTGTCTTTGCCGAGAATGACCCGATGGCCGTCGGAGCGGCCAACGCCCTGGCCGACGCGGGCCGCGACGATATCGTCGTCATCGGCTTTAACAATGACCCAGAGGCCGTGGACGCGATGAAAAACGGCATCATGGCCGCGACTGTGGCCCAGTACCCCGACGAGATGGGCAAGCTGACTGTCCAGCTGGCCGACAAGTTCATAAGTGGTCAGACCGTGACCTACGACGATCCGGCCACCCGCGAGATCTTCGCGGCGGTGAAACTGATCAAAGCGGCCGACGCGCGGTAAATTGCGTACCGTCGGCGCGTCCGCGCGGACGCGCCGACGGTATGTTCCCAGAGATCAATGGAGAACATGACCTCGGGTCTTTTGACGCCCGGGGCATGTTCTTTTTCTTGCTTCTTCTCTCTCTCGTTCCCCGTGTGGTGGGTTGTCAAGCGGGCGCGTTTGTGATATGATATGACACAGAAAGAAATTAGCGAAAACTGACGAATTTGGGGGAAAATTGTTATGAAGCGGCGTGCGTTGTTCAGTGTGTCTGACAAAACAGGCGTGGTGGAACTGGCCCGGCGGATTTCGGCGCTGGGGTATGAGATCGTGTCCACCGGAGGTACCGCAACCGCGCTCCGGGCGGGTGGCATCCCAGTGGTGGGCATCAGCGAGATTACGGGGTTTCCCGAGTGTCTCGACGGCCGG from Oscillospiraceae bacterium encodes the following:
- a CDS encoding AraC family transcriptional regulator, translating into MHINCQNCDYYYESLFPDGFSLLTPGMDYEMKEMFETLIASYDDTHPDALCFMSNHVSGLLTKMLTYRDIQKRQDSEHRDIIDAVVTYIKEHFHQPIDVEDMAQRVGLSKYYFIKLFRERLHTTPYQYLLIHRINESKKMLISTERKILEIAFAVGFSESGHFSRTFRRVTGVAPCEYRRQWRDQNERL
- a CDS encoding sugar ABC transporter ATP-binding protein, producing MAAIEARKICKIFPGVKALSDVTLSVEKGEVHAVVGENGAGKSTLMKILGGLYSMDSGQILIGGKECEIKNIADSLRHGVSVIYQELNLMPALTVAENIYISGLPGRAGCVNYRELNRRTQALIDSLGLQIRPADYVSALSVSQRQMVEILKALSHNSEIIIMDEPTAALNNQEVETLYGIIRRLRADGKTIIYISHRLREVFDLSDRVTVLRDGQYIGTRAIGELDERKLVEMMVGRDISQLYQYAVHPLGDTLLAVKDLGKEGVFSDVSFTLRAGEVVGMAGLMGCGREDIVKAIYGLVRHDTGSVTVNGETADIRRPTDAIRKGIGFVTDDRKDAGIFALMTVRENITINILRIISKFRLISAKKERELLASYTKSMNMRYANEIQRIMSLSGGNQQKFVLARALASGCKVLVLCEPTRGIDVGAKAEIYQLLSGLSEQGYAILVISSELPEIMSICYRTLVIFQGRVTGNILRDEMDENLIMRCATGGETYFSEGAVL
- a CDS encoding ABC transporter permease; translation: MMSRRANMFWHCWEKFGILAILVVALIVFAILTPSILAAGNLLNVLARSAIVGIPALGMTFAICSGGFDLSVGSIVGLSTCVWASALPVMGLFPATLLTLAVGAVCGLLNGLVITKLKIVTFVATLSMSMIFRGVALVYTDGSKQMLNRSEHPEAKFFSQSVNVFGQQIQLTQMLLLAAVFTVGYFLYRYTRFGVHTRSVGSNEASARTSGIRVDRTLILVFVLTGATAALSSLITASQLMQGAATLGVGFELEVITAAILGGTSLAGGRGNVWGSLMAAVMLTLTRNGLNLLGLPDEYQRLAIGIILLLALAISGIQELMKEART
- a CDS encoding ABC transporter permease, whose amino-acid sequence is MKSLVKKIDFRELGIFYALIVLWLILFAVGAPGFRQFSTYQSILQKASFMGICGVGMTLCIASKHFDQSIGSMSAFLGCTFVMLLRVFSDRPPQEQVGVTVRPDGVEYLGITWVGILATFLIILVLGVVCGLFNGVLVAKLRIPAFIATLGTLYVLRGSAYLVTDSQPYVINQQITTEQYALFDYLGTGTILWLPFSFWVMLLCAAVGGVVLRKMKLGRDTLAIGNSVEASRISGINIDRTKILVFTLLGGFVGIAAILNTCYLASENAGMLQGFEFDVITTVVLGGTALAGGKGNIFNSMSAALFFATLTVGMPLIGIGSYPQRIIQGAILLFAFSINEIRAQMESRRVKVGARRAAALKAASQS
- a CDS encoding substrate-binding domain-containing protein, producing MKKRIFALFLCAALVLTLAACATNGPAVSPDASTDQPSGGDKGTVGFSVYDMQYEFFQLMEEGTRTEIERLGYQYQLHDQKSDETEMVTGAINLINSGIQALIISPCKPEALSSIVAAAKEKNIPVVVDDIGGGGADYNAIVISDCYQGGQQAADYAAELLTGKEGSKNVAIIKCEPEAVYAIRRGEGFKANITAAGYSVVAEVSGHSKSEEGYSIMQDLLASNPDIVAVFAENDPMAVGAANALADAGRSDIVVIGFNNDPEAVDAMKNGIMAATVAQYPGEMGKLTVQLADKFIKGETVTYDNPDTREIFAEVRLIKAADVTGEKGTIGFSVYDMQYEFFQIMERGTRAEIERLGYKYQLHDQKSDETEMVTGAINLINSGIQALIISPCKPEALSSIVAAAKEKNIPVVVDDIGGGGADYDAIVISNCYQGGQQAADYAAELLTGKEGSKKVAIIKCEPEAVYAIRRGEGFKANITAAGYNVVAEVSGHSKSEEGYSIMQDLLASNSDLVAVFAENDPMAVGAANALADAGRDDIVVIGFNNDPEAVDAMKNGIMAATVAQYPDEMGKLTVQLADKFISGQTVTYDDPATREIFAAVKLIKAADAR